A portion of the Bombina bombina isolate aBomBom1 chromosome 9, aBomBom1.pri, whole genome shotgun sequence genome contains these proteins:
- the NDUFB8 gene encoding NADH dehydrogenase [ubiquinone] 1 beta subcomplex subunit 8, mitochondrial yields MAAFSARWMTALTRRAAVGAVTGCNSAGAGSLLLRTGVRAASGPSKTDLPGPYPKTPEEYAAAAKKYNMRVEDYEPYPDDGMGFGDYPKLPDKSQQERDPWYSWDHSDLRRNWGEPMHWDFDMFIRNRVDTSPSPVPWNIMCTYLFGFIGFMLFMFWVGEKYPIYPPVAPKQYPYNNLYLERGGDPAKEPEDVKNYEV; encoded by the exons ATGGCGGCCTTTAGCGCTCGCTGGATGACAGCTCTGACCCGTAGAGCTGCTGTAGGCGCTGTGACCGGTTGCAACAGTGCCGGGGCGGGGTCGCTACTGCTGAGGACGGGAGTTAGGGCAG cGTCTGGTCCTTCAAAGACTGACCTACCTGGACCATACCCAAAGACTCCAGAGGAATATGCAGCAGCTGCCAAGAAATACAATATGAGGGTAGAAGACTATGAACCTTACCCAGATGATGGAATGGG GTTTGGTGATTATCCAAAGCTCCCTGACAAGTCCCAGCAAGAACGGGATCCTTGGTACTCATGGGATCATTCAGACTTGAGGAGGAATTGGGGAGAACCA atgcATTGGGACTTTGACATGTTTATCAGAAATCGAGTTGACACATCCCCCAGCCCTGTGCCCTGGAACATCATGTGTACCTACCTCTTTGGATTTATTGGCTTCATGCTTTTCATGTTCTGGGTTGGAGAAAAGTATCCTATATACCCTCCTGTG GCTCCTAAACAGTATCCTTACAATAACCTGTACCTTGAGCGAGGAGGGGACCCTGCTAAAGAGCCTGAAGACGTAAAGAATTATGAGGTCTAa